One segment of Cyprinus carpio isolate SPL01 chromosome B20, ASM1834038v1, whole genome shotgun sequence DNA contains the following:
- the LOC109057701 gene encoding serine/threonine-protein kinase MRCK beta isoform X2, whose product MSAKVRLKKLEQLLLDGHQKNDKSLSVETLLDILICLYNECSNSPLKREKHVTEFLEWVKPFTTTVKEMRLHRDDFEMLKVIGRGAFGEVAVVKMKHTERVYAMKILNKWEMLKRAETACFREERNVLVNGDCQWITTLHYAFQDDNYLYLVMDYYVGGDLLTLLSKFEDRLPEDMSKFYVAEMVLAIHSIHQQRYVHRDIKPDNVLLDMNGHIRLADFGSCLKMMQDGTVQSSVAVGTPDYISPEILQAMEDGMGKYGPECDWWSLGVCMYEMLYGETPFYAESLVETYGKIMNHEERFQFPSHITDVSEEAKDLIQRLICSRERRLGQQGIEEFKKHPFFSGIDWENIRNTEAPYIPDVSSPSDTSNFDVDDDVLKNPDIAPPVSHTGFTGQHLPFVGFTYTTDSCFSDRSSVRRVALADGGAGEDLQDGGLQVEAFEKRIRCLEQEKQELNRKLQESTQAVQSLHGSGRGAGTLGRDKEIKKLNEEIDRLKKKLADSDRLEHQLEEAVTLRQDFESSSTKLKALDKQVKALKQEKEDIHKQLVESLDRLKSQTKELKDAHQQRKLAMQEFSELNERMAELRSQKQRLSRQLRDKEEEMEVVMQKIDAMRQDIRKTEKARKELESQLEDARAEASKERKIREHSEVYSKQLESELETLKVKQGTGRASVSSSETQQELTKQKSELDKKVLFYEEELVRRDASHSTELKNLRKELHDSEGQQLSLHKELLVLKDKLEKAKRERQTEMDEAMGALKEKFERERNLLSEENRKLTAETDRLCNFVDKLTAQNRQLEDELQDLASKKESVAHWEAQIAEIIQWVSDEKDARGYLQALASKMTEELETLRSSSLGSRTLDPLWKVRRSQKLDMSARLELQSALEAEIRAKQLVQDELRKVKATNISFESKLKDTEAKNKELEEQLENMKKEMEESRSRSDKGLKLHDFQDSIFEYFNTSPLAHDLTFRTSSVGDVDTTPQKTDIPTSSPSVASEQDEPVKPQATTPAAPSPIYQPTLSAPKPKAHQLSIKTFSSPTQCTHCTSLMVGQVRQGYACEVCSFICHVSCKDNAPQVCPIPPEQAKRPLGIDVQRGIGTAYKGFVRIPKPTGVKKGWQRAYAVVCDCKLFLYEVPEGKSTQPCVMASQVLDLRDEEFSVSSVLASDVIHASRKDIPCIFRVTSSASNSPVRPVPLLVLAESEAEKRKWVGILEGLQNILAKNRLKNRVVHVLHEAYDSSLPAIKTTLSAVIVDRERIALGTEDGLFVVEITRDVIVRAADCKRVCQIELIPKEKMVALLSGRNRHVHLYPWAALEGAEVNCEAKLTETKGCQAMTIGTLRPGGPACLLAGVKRQVICYEITRVKPHHRKLWEVQAPGVAQWLGIIRDRLCVGYPSGFALLAMQGESSPVSLVSPGDPSLAFLAQQPLDALHAMEVGANELLLCFSQLGVYVDATGRRSRTQELMWPATPLACSSNSNYLTVYSDYGVDVFDVHTTEWVQTISLRGIRPLNVEGSLNLFGSEQPRLIYFSNSSSDGCDLAIPETSDNSKKLMVRTRSKRKFLFKIPEEERLQQRREMLRDPEMRSKLISNPTNFNHVAHMGPGDGMQVLMDLPLQSETPSPSSSRHHALISPPTNFEHVYHMSPVSAGLYLQKEPSSQQSLLQFSSSSSSPSTSSLGRSVMPSSQDDLTKDKPRPLSSISRQQRSKTHITRTASGGGDFGGAGSSRSISDQDQDFEREPDSDSTKHSTPSNSSNPSSPPSPNSPHRSQLTLDSLDQSLDG is encoded by the exons TACTTGGTGATGGATTATTACGTGGGAGGCGACCTGCTGACTTTGCTTAGTAAATTTGAGGACCGACTCCCGGAGGACATGTCCAAGTTCTATGTGGCAGAGATGGTGCTCGCTATCCACTCCATCCATCAGCAGCGCTACGTTCACAG GGACATAAAACCAGACAACGTGCTACTGGACATGAATGGTCACATCCGTCTCGCTGACTTCGGCTCCTGTCTGAAGATGATGCAAGATGGCACG GTCCAGTCATCAGTGGCTGTGGGCACCCCAGACTACATCTCCCCTGAGATCCTGCAGGCCATGGAGGATGGCATGGGGAAATACGGGCCGGAGTGTGACTGGTGGTCTCTAGGCGTCTGCATGTATGAGATGCTCTATGGCGAGACACCCTTCTATGCTGAATCCTTGGTGGAGACCTACGGGAAGATCATGAACCACGAG GAGCGTTTCCAGTTCCCCTCTCACATCACGGATGTGTCCGAGGAGGCTAAAGACCTGATCCAGCGGCTGATCTGCAGTAGAGAGCGTCGGTTGGGCCAGCAGGGCATCGAGGAGTTCAAGAAGCACCCCTTCTTCTCCGGCATCGACTGGGAGAACATTCGCAACACAGAGGCACCGTACATCCCTGACGTCAGCTCTCCCTCAGACACCTCCAACTTTGATGTAGACGATGATGTGCTGAAAAACCCG GACATCGCTCCCCCAGTATCTCACACAGGTTTCACCGGGCAGCACTTGCCCTTTGTGGGCTTCACGTACACCACAGACAGCTGTTTCTCAGACCGCAGCAGCGTGAGGAGGGTGGCGCTGGCAGACGGAGGCGCCGGGGAGGATCTCCAGGATGGGGGTCTGCAGGTGGAAGCCTTTGAGAAGAGGATTCGCTGTCTGGAGCAAGAGAAACAGGAGCTCAACCGCAAGCTGCAGG AATCCACTCAGGCTGTTCAGTCCCTCCATGGCTCTGGGCGTGGGGCTGGGACACTTGGTCGTGATAAAGAGATTAAAAAACTCAATGAGGAAATCGATCGGCTCAAAAAGAAACTGGCAG ACTCTGATAGGCTGGAGCACCAGCTCGAGGAGGCGGTGACTCTGAGACAGGACTTTGAAAGTTCCTCCACCAAACTAAAGGCCCTGGACAAGCAAGTCAAAGCTCTCAAGCAGGAGAAGGAGGATATCCATAAG CAACTGGTGGAGTCTCTGGATCGCCTGAAGTCTCAGACCAAGGAGCTGAAGGACGCCCACCAGCAGAGGAAGCTAGCCATGCAGGAGTTCTCGGAGCTGAACGAGCGCATGGCCGAGCTGCGCTCACAGAAGCAGCGTCTGTCGAGGCAGCTGCGGGACAAGGAGGAGGAGATGGAGGTGGTGATGCAGAAGATCGACGCCATGCGCCAGGACATCCGCAAAACCGAGAAGGCCCGCAAAGAG ctgGAGTCTCAGCTGGAGGATGCGCGTGCCGAAGCCTCTAAGGAGCGTAAGATCAGAGAGCACAGTGAAGTCTACTCTAAACAACTGGAGAGCGAGCTGGAGACGCTCAAG GTCAAGCAGGGAACGGGTCGCGCCTCAGTTTCCAGTTCAGAGACTCAGCAGGAGCTCACCAAGCAGAAGTCAGAGCTGGATAAGAAGGTGCTGTTCTATGAGGAGGAGCTGGTGAGACGTGATGCCAGCCACAGCACAGAGCTGAAGAACCTGAGGAAGGAGCTCCATGACTCTGAGGGTCAACAGCTGTCACTGCACAAAGAGCTGCTGGTGCTCAAAGACAAACTGGAAAAGGCCAAGAGAGAGCG GCAAACCGAGATGGACGAGGCCATGGGTGCACTGAAGGAGAAGTTTGAACGGGAACGCAACCTTCTGAGTGAAGAAAACCGTAAACTCACTGCAGAAACAGACAGG CTCTGCAACTTTGTGGACAAGCTGACGGCTCAGAACAGGCAGCTGGAGGATGAGCTCCAGGATCTGGCATCGAAGAAAGAGAGTGTAGCACACTGGGAAGCACAGATCGCTGAGATCATCCAATG gGTGAGCGATGAGAAAGATGCACGTGGCTACCTTCAGGCTCTGGCCTCTAAGATGACAGAAGAGTTGGAGACTCTGCGTAGCTCAAGTCTGGGATCCAGAACGCTG GATCCTTTGTGGAAGGTGCGCCGCAGTCAAAAGTTGGACATGTCTGCCCGTCTGGAGCTTCAGTCGGCCTTGGAAGCTGAAATCCGTGCCAAGCAACTAGTTCAGGACGAGCTGCGCAAGGTCAAGGCTACCAACATCTCTTTCGAGAG CAAACTGAAGGATACAGAGGCCAAGAACAAAGAGTTGGAGGAACAGCTCGAGAATATGAAGAAGGAGATGGAGGAGAGCCGCTCAAGATCAGACAAAG GCCTGAAACTGCATGACTTCCAGGACTCCATCTTTGAGTACTTCAATACCTCTCCCCTCGCCCATGACCTGACATTCAGA ACAAGCTCCGTCGGTGATGTGGACACCACACCCCAGAAGACCGACATCCCTACTTCCTCCCCATCAGTGGCTTCAGAACAGGAT GAACCAGTCAAGCCTCAAGCGACCACCCCTGCTGCCCCTTCTCCAATCTATCAGCCCACGCTCAGTGCGCCAAAG CCTAAAGCTCATCAGCTGAGCATTAAGACTTTCTCCAGCCCGACCCAGTGCACTCACTGTACCTCCCTGATGGTGGGCCAGGTCCGACAGGGCTATGCCTGCGAGG TATGCTCTTTCATCTGCCACGTGTCCTGTAAAGACAACGCGCCCCAGGTTTGCCCCATTCCTCCAGAGCAGGCCAAGAGGCCTCTGGGTATTGATGTGCAGAGGGGCATTGGCACAGCATACAAAGGTTTTGTCAGG ATCCCGAAGCCCACAGGAGTGAAGAAGGGCTGGCAGAGGGCATATGCTGTAGTGTGTGACTGTAAGCTCTTCCTCTATGAGGTGCCAGAAGGGAAGTCCACTCAGCCTTGTGTGATGGCCAGTCAGGTCCTCGACTTGAG AGATGAAGAGTTCTCTGTAAGTTCTGTGTTGGCATCTGATGTGATCCATGCCAGTCGTAAAGACATTCCCTGCATATTTAGG GTAACATCATCCGCTTCGAACTCTCCAGTCCGGCCGGTGCCTCTGCTGGTGTTGGCTGAGAGTGAGGCGGAGAAGAGGAAGTGGGTGGGCATCCTAGAGGGCCTGCAGAACATCCTGGCCAAGAACCGCCTGAAGAACCGTGTGGTGCATGTCCTGCATGAGGCCTACGACAGCAGCCTGCCTGCCATCAAAACGACACTCTCTGCTGTCATCGTAG ATCGAGAACGAATTGCGTTGGGGACAGAAGATGGCCTGTTTGTAGTCGAGATCACCAGAGATG tcattgTTCGTGCTGCTGACTGTAAAAGAGTTTGCCAGATTGAGCTCATACCCAAAGAGAAGATGGTGGCCCTGCTTTCTGGCCGTAACCGCCATGTCCATTTATACCCCTGGGCGGCGCTGGAGGGTGCGGAAGTTAATTGCGAGGCCAAGTTGACAGAGACAAAAGGCTGTCAGGCTATGACCATAGGTACCCTACGCCCCGGTGGTCCAGCGTGTCTCCTAGCAGGTGTGAAGCGGCAGGTCATCTGCTACGAAATCACTCGCGTAAAGCCTCATCACCGTAAGCTGTGGGAGGTGCAGGCGCCTGGTGTTGCCCAGTGGCTGGGTATTATTCGTGATCGGCTGTGCGTGGGTTACCCGTCGGGCTTCGCTCTGCTGGCCATGCAGGGAGAGTCATCGCCGGTGAGTCTGGTGAGCCCTGGAGATCCCTCGCTAGCCTTTTTGGCCCAGCAGCCCCTGGACGCGCTGCATGCTATGGAGGTGGGGGCCAACGAACTGCTGCTGTGCTTCAGTCAGCTGGGAGTGTACGTGGACGCGACGGGACGACGTTCTCGAACGCAGGAGCTGATGTGGCCCGCCACACCGCTTGCCTGCA GCTCAAACTCCAACTACCTGACGGTGTACAGTGATTATGGAGTAGATGTGTTTGACGTCCACACCACAGAATGGGTGCAGACCATCTCATTAAGAGGA ATTCGGCCCTTGAATGTGGAGGGCAGCCTGAACCTGTTTGGCTCCGAGCAGCCCCGTCTCATCTACTTCAGCAACAGCTCCTCAG ACGGCTGTGATCTGGCCATCCCTGAGACCTCAGACAACAGCAAGAAGCTGATGGTGAGGACGCGCAGCAAGAGGAAgttcctttttaaaataccaGAGGAGGAGCGGCTGCAGCAGAGAAG GGAGATGCTGAGGGATCCTGAAATGAgatccaagctgatctccaacCCCACCAACTTCAACCACGTGGCTCACATGGGGCCAGGCGACGGGATGCAGGTCCTCATGGATCTTCCTCTG CAGAGCGAGACTCCCTCCCCCTCATCCTCTCGCCACCATGCCCTGATCTCCCCTCCGACCAACTTTGAGCACGTCTATCACATGAGTCCCGTCTCTGCCGGGCTCTATCTGCAGAAAGAGCCTTCTTCCCAGCAGAGCCTACTTCagttctcctcttcctcctcctctccttccaCATCCTCCCTGGGAAGG AGTGTGATGCCCTCTTCTCAGGACGACCTAACTAAAGACAAGCCCCGGCCTCTGTCCAGCATCTCACGGCAACAGAGGAGTAAGACCCACATCACCCGCACTGCCTCAG GAGGAGGAGATTTTGGAGGAGCAGGGTCATCTCGCAGTATTTCTGATCAAGATCAAGACTTTGAGAGAGAG CCCGACTCTGACTCAACCAAACATTCCACCCCCTCCAACAGCTCCAACCCCAGCAGCCCCCCGAGCCCCAACTCTCCCCACCGCAGTCAGCTCACTCTGGACAGCCTGGATCAATCCCTGGACGGCTGA
- the LOC109057701 gene encoding serine/threonine-protein kinase MRCK beta isoform X1 has product MSAKVRLKKLEQLLLDGHQKNDKSLSVETLLDILICLYNECSNSPLKREKHVTEFLEWVKPFTTTVKEMRLHRDDFEMLKVIGRGAFGEVAVVKMKHTERVYAMKILNKWEMLKRAETACFREERNVLVNGDCQWITTLHYAFQDDNYLYLVMDYYVGGDLLTLLSKFEDRLPEDMSKFYVAEMVLAIHSIHQQRYVHRDIKPDNVLLDMNGHIRLADFGSCLKMMQDGTVQSSVAVGTPDYISPEILQAMEDGMGKYGPECDWWSLGVCMYEMLYGETPFYAESLVETYGKIMNHEERFQFPSHITDVSEEAKDLIQRLICSRERRLGQQGIEEFKKHPFFSGIDWENIRNTEAPYIPDVSSPSDTSNFDVDDDVLKNPDIAPPVSHTGFTGQHLPFVGFTYTTDSCFSDRSSVRRVALADGGAGEDLQDGGLQVEAFEKRIRCLEQEKQELNRKLQESTQAVQSLHGSGRGAGTLGRDKEIKKLNEEIDRLKKKLADSDRLEHQLEEAVTLRQDFESSSTKLKALDKQVKALKQEKEDIHKQLVESLDRLKSQTKELKDAHQQRKLAMQEFSELNERMAELRSQKQRLSRQLRDKEEEMEVVMQKIDAMRQDIRKTEKARKELESQLEDARAEASKERKIREHSEVYSKQLESELETLKVKQGTGRASVSSSETQQELTKQKSELDKKVLFYEEELVRRDASHSTELKNLRKELHDSEGQQLSLHKELLVLKDKLEKAKRERQTEMDEAMGALKEKFERERNLLSEENRKLTAETDRLCNFVDKLTAQNRQLEDELQDLASKKESVAHWEAQIAEIIQWVSDEKDARGYLQALASKMTEELETLRSSSLGSRTLDPLWKVRRSQKLDMSARLELQSALEAEIRAKQLVQDELRKVKATNISFESKLKDTEAKNKELEEQLENMKKEMEESRSRSDKGLKLHDFQDSIFEYFNTSPLAHDLTFRTSSVGDVDTTPQKTDIPTSSPSVASEQDEPVKPQATTPAAPSPIYQPTLSAPKPKAHQLSIKTFSSPTQCTHCTSLMVGQVRQGYACEVCSFICHVSCKDNAPQVCPIPPEQAKRPLGIDVQRGIGTAYKGFVRIPKPTGVKKGWQRAYAVVCDCKLFLYEVPEGKSTQPCVMASQVLDLRDEEFSVSSVLASDVIHASRKDIPCIFRVTSSASNSPVRPVPLLVLAESEAEKRKWVGILEGLQNILAKNRLKNRVVHVLHEAYDSSLPAIKTTLSAVIVDRERIALGTEDGLFVVEITRDVIVRAADCKRVCQIELIPKEKMVALLSGRNRHVHLYPWAALEGAEVNCEAKLTETKGCQAMTIGTLRPGGPACLLAGVKRQVICYEITRVKPHHRKLWEVQAPGVAQWLGIIRDRLCVGYPSGFALLAMQGESSPVSLVSPGDPSLAFLAQQPLDALHAMEVGANELLLCFSQLGVYVDATGRRSRTQELMWPATPLACSSNSNYLTVYSDYGVDVFDVHTTEWVQTISLRGIRPLNVEGSLNLFGSEQPRLIYFSNSSSDGCDLAIPETSDNSKKLMVRTRSKRKFLFKIPEEERLQQRREMLRDPEMRSKLISNPTNFNHVAHMGPGDGMQVLMDLPLQQSETPSPSSSRHHALISPPTNFEHVYHMSPVSAGLYLQKEPSSQQSLLQFSSSSSSPSTSSLGRSVMPSSQDDLTKDKPRPLSSISRQQRSKTHITRTASGGGDFGGAGSSRSISDQDQDFEREPDSDSTKHSTPSNSSNPSSPPSPNSPHRSQLTLDSLDQSLDG; this is encoded by the exons TACTTGGTGATGGATTATTACGTGGGAGGCGACCTGCTGACTTTGCTTAGTAAATTTGAGGACCGACTCCCGGAGGACATGTCCAAGTTCTATGTGGCAGAGATGGTGCTCGCTATCCACTCCATCCATCAGCAGCGCTACGTTCACAG GGACATAAAACCAGACAACGTGCTACTGGACATGAATGGTCACATCCGTCTCGCTGACTTCGGCTCCTGTCTGAAGATGATGCAAGATGGCACG GTCCAGTCATCAGTGGCTGTGGGCACCCCAGACTACATCTCCCCTGAGATCCTGCAGGCCATGGAGGATGGCATGGGGAAATACGGGCCGGAGTGTGACTGGTGGTCTCTAGGCGTCTGCATGTATGAGATGCTCTATGGCGAGACACCCTTCTATGCTGAATCCTTGGTGGAGACCTACGGGAAGATCATGAACCACGAG GAGCGTTTCCAGTTCCCCTCTCACATCACGGATGTGTCCGAGGAGGCTAAAGACCTGATCCAGCGGCTGATCTGCAGTAGAGAGCGTCGGTTGGGCCAGCAGGGCATCGAGGAGTTCAAGAAGCACCCCTTCTTCTCCGGCATCGACTGGGAGAACATTCGCAACACAGAGGCACCGTACATCCCTGACGTCAGCTCTCCCTCAGACACCTCCAACTTTGATGTAGACGATGATGTGCTGAAAAACCCG GACATCGCTCCCCCAGTATCTCACACAGGTTTCACCGGGCAGCACTTGCCCTTTGTGGGCTTCACGTACACCACAGACAGCTGTTTCTCAGACCGCAGCAGCGTGAGGAGGGTGGCGCTGGCAGACGGAGGCGCCGGGGAGGATCTCCAGGATGGGGGTCTGCAGGTGGAAGCCTTTGAGAAGAGGATTCGCTGTCTGGAGCAAGAGAAACAGGAGCTCAACCGCAAGCTGCAGG AATCCACTCAGGCTGTTCAGTCCCTCCATGGCTCTGGGCGTGGGGCTGGGACACTTGGTCGTGATAAAGAGATTAAAAAACTCAATGAGGAAATCGATCGGCTCAAAAAGAAACTGGCAG ACTCTGATAGGCTGGAGCACCAGCTCGAGGAGGCGGTGACTCTGAGACAGGACTTTGAAAGTTCCTCCACCAAACTAAAGGCCCTGGACAAGCAAGTCAAAGCTCTCAAGCAGGAGAAGGAGGATATCCATAAG CAACTGGTGGAGTCTCTGGATCGCCTGAAGTCTCAGACCAAGGAGCTGAAGGACGCCCACCAGCAGAGGAAGCTAGCCATGCAGGAGTTCTCGGAGCTGAACGAGCGCATGGCCGAGCTGCGCTCACAGAAGCAGCGTCTGTCGAGGCAGCTGCGGGACAAGGAGGAGGAGATGGAGGTGGTGATGCAGAAGATCGACGCCATGCGCCAGGACATCCGCAAAACCGAGAAGGCCCGCAAAGAG ctgGAGTCTCAGCTGGAGGATGCGCGTGCCGAAGCCTCTAAGGAGCGTAAGATCAGAGAGCACAGTGAAGTCTACTCTAAACAACTGGAGAGCGAGCTGGAGACGCTCAAG GTCAAGCAGGGAACGGGTCGCGCCTCAGTTTCCAGTTCAGAGACTCAGCAGGAGCTCACCAAGCAGAAGTCAGAGCTGGATAAGAAGGTGCTGTTCTATGAGGAGGAGCTGGTGAGACGTGATGCCAGCCACAGCACAGAGCTGAAGAACCTGAGGAAGGAGCTCCATGACTCTGAGGGTCAACAGCTGTCACTGCACAAAGAGCTGCTGGTGCTCAAAGACAAACTGGAAAAGGCCAAGAGAGAGCG GCAAACCGAGATGGACGAGGCCATGGGTGCACTGAAGGAGAAGTTTGAACGGGAACGCAACCTTCTGAGTGAAGAAAACCGTAAACTCACTGCAGAAACAGACAGG CTCTGCAACTTTGTGGACAAGCTGACGGCTCAGAACAGGCAGCTGGAGGATGAGCTCCAGGATCTGGCATCGAAGAAAGAGAGTGTAGCACACTGGGAAGCACAGATCGCTGAGATCATCCAATG gGTGAGCGATGAGAAAGATGCACGTGGCTACCTTCAGGCTCTGGCCTCTAAGATGACAGAAGAGTTGGAGACTCTGCGTAGCTCAAGTCTGGGATCCAGAACGCTG GATCCTTTGTGGAAGGTGCGCCGCAGTCAAAAGTTGGACATGTCTGCCCGTCTGGAGCTTCAGTCGGCCTTGGAAGCTGAAATCCGTGCCAAGCAACTAGTTCAGGACGAGCTGCGCAAGGTCAAGGCTACCAACATCTCTTTCGAGAG CAAACTGAAGGATACAGAGGCCAAGAACAAAGAGTTGGAGGAACAGCTCGAGAATATGAAGAAGGAGATGGAGGAGAGCCGCTCAAGATCAGACAAAG GCCTGAAACTGCATGACTTCCAGGACTCCATCTTTGAGTACTTCAATACCTCTCCCCTCGCCCATGACCTGACATTCAGA ACAAGCTCCGTCGGTGATGTGGACACCACACCCCAGAAGACCGACATCCCTACTTCCTCCCCATCAGTGGCTTCAGAACAGGAT GAACCAGTCAAGCCTCAAGCGACCACCCCTGCTGCCCCTTCTCCAATCTATCAGCCCACGCTCAGTGCGCCAAAG CCTAAAGCTCATCAGCTGAGCATTAAGACTTTCTCCAGCCCGACCCAGTGCACTCACTGTACCTCCCTGATGGTGGGCCAGGTCCGACAGGGCTATGCCTGCGAGG TATGCTCTTTCATCTGCCACGTGTCCTGTAAAGACAACGCGCCCCAGGTTTGCCCCATTCCTCCAGAGCAGGCCAAGAGGCCTCTGGGTATTGATGTGCAGAGGGGCATTGGCACAGCATACAAAGGTTTTGTCAGG ATCCCGAAGCCCACAGGAGTGAAGAAGGGCTGGCAGAGGGCATATGCTGTAGTGTGTGACTGTAAGCTCTTCCTCTATGAGGTGCCAGAAGGGAAGTCCACTCAGCCTTGTGTGATGGCCAGTCAGGTCCTCGACTTGAG AGATGAAGAGTTCTCTGTAAGTTCTGTGTTGGCATCTGATGTGATCCATGCCAGTCGTAAAGACATTCCCTGCATATTTAGG GTAACATCATCCGCTTCGAACTCTCCAGTCCGGCCGGTGCCTCTGCTGGTGTTGGCTGAGAGTGAGGCGGAGAAGAGGAAGTGGGTGGGCATCCTAGAGGGCCTGCAGAACATCCTGGCCAAGAACCGCCTGAAGAACCGTGTGGTGCATGTCCTGCATGAGGCCTACGACAGCAGCCTGCCTGCCATCAAAACGACACTCTCTGCTGTCATCGTAG ATCGAGAACGAATTGCGTTGGGGACAGAAGATGGCCTGTTTGTAGTCGAGATCACCAGAGATG tcattgTTCGTGCTGCTGACTGTAAAAGAGTTTGCCAGATTGAGCTCATACCCAAAGAGAAGATGGTGGCCCTGCTTTCTGGCCGTAACCGCCATGTCCATTTATACCCCTGGGCGGCGCTGGAGGGTGCGGAAGTTAATTGCGAGGCCAAGTTGACAGAGACAAAAGGCTGTCAGGCTATGACCATAGGTACCCTACGCCCCGGTGGTCCAGCGTGTCTCCTAGCAGGTGTGAAGCGGCAGGTCATCTGCTACGAAATCACTCGCGTAAAGCCTCATCACCGTAAGCTGTGGGAGGTGCAGGCGCCTGGTGTTGCCCAGTGGCTGGGTATTATTCGTGATCGGCTGTGCGTGGGTTACCCGTCGGGCTTCGCTCTGCTGGCCATGCAGGGAGAGTCATCGCCGGTGAGTCTGGTGAGCCCTGGAGATCCCTCGCTAGCCTTTTTGGCCCAGCAGCCCCTGGACGCGCTGCATGCTATGGAGGTGGGGGCCAACGAACTGCTGCTGTGCTTCAGTCAGCTGGGAGTGTACGTGGACGCGACGGGACGACGTTCTCGAACGCAGGAGCTGATGTGGCCCGCCACACCGCTTGCCTGCA GCTCAAACTCCAACTACCTGACGGTGTACAGTGATTATGGAGTAGATGTGTTTGACGTCCACACCACAGAATGGGTGCAGACCATCTCATTAAGAGGA ATTCGGCCCTTGAATGTGGAGGGCAGCCTGAACCTGTTTGGCTCCGAGCAGCCCCGTCTCATCTACTTCAGCAACAGCTCCTCAG ACGGCTGTGATCTGGCCATCCCTGAGACCTCAGACAACAGCAAGAAGCTGATGGTGAGGACGCGCAGCAAGAGGAAgttcctttttaaaataccaGAGGAGGAGCGGCTGCAGCAGAGAAG GGAGATGCTGAGGGATCCTGAAATGAgatccaagctgatctccaacCCCACCAACTTCAACCACGTGGCTCACATGGGGCCAGGCGACGGGATGCAGGTCCTCATGGATCTTCCTCTG CAGCAGAGCGAGACTCCCTCCCCCTCATCCTCTCGCCACCATGCCCTGATCTCCCCTCCGACCAACTTTGAGCACGTCTATCACATGAGTCCCGTCTCTGCCGGGCTCTATCTGCAGAAAGAGCCTTCTTCCCAGCAGAGCCTACTTCagttctcctcttcctcctcctctccttccaCATCCTCCCTGGGAAGG AGTGTGATGCCCTCTTCTCAGGACGACCTAACTAAAGACAAGCCCCGGCCTCTGTCCAGCATCTCACGGCAACAGAGGAGTAAGACCCACATCACCCGCACTGCCTCAG GAGGAGGAGATTTTGGAGGAGCAGGGTCATCTCGCAGTATTTCTGATCAAGATCAAGACTTTGAGAGAGAG CCCGACTCTGACTCAACCAAACATTCCACCCCCTCCAACAGCTCCAACCCCAGCAGCCCCCCGAGCCCCAACTCTCCCCACCGCAGTCAGCTCACTCTGGACAGCCTGGATCAATCCCTGGACGGCTGA